A stretch of the Parachlamydia acanthamoebae genome encodes the following:
- the accC gene encoding acetyl-CoA carboxylase biotin carboxylase subunit, with protein sequence MQKVLIANRGEIAVRIIRACHDLNLQTVAVYSEADAEALHVLHADEAICIGEAPSSKSYLKIPHILSACEITGADAVHPGYGFLSENTNFASICESCGLNFIGPSPKSIALLGDKARAKATAMSVGCPVIPGSDGVVSDIIQALEVAKEIGFPIFIKAVAGGGGKGIRIAYHEAEFNKLFLAARAEAEASFGNPDVYLEKMIMSPRHVEVQVVGDKHGNYIHLGERDCTIQRRRQKLIEEAPSPVLSAKLREKMGQAAVKVVKAAGYHSVGTVEFLLDQDHHFYFMEVNTRIQVEHTVTEELTGVDLVREQIKIAMGKELAYTQKDIHFEGHVIQFRINAEDPMKGFTPSPGQLEYYLPPGGPGVRVDSACYSGYKIPPNYDSMIGKLIVRGKNRDEAIAVGKRALREFHIGGVHSTIPFHLYMLEDAKFLETDFDLAYIDQLISEGSQFTRD encoded by the coding sequence ATACAAAAAGTTCTAATCGCCAACCGTGGCGAAATTGCTGTTCGGATTATTAGGGCATGTCACGATTTGAATTTGCAAACCGTGGCCGTTTATTCGGAGGCAGACGCTGAAGCTTTGCATGTCTTGCATGCAGACGAGGCCATTTGTATTGGAGAGGCACCTTCGAGCAAATCTTATTTAAAAATTCCCCACATTCTATCTGCGTGCGAAATTACAGGAGCTGACGCTGTTCATCCTGGCTACGGCTTTTTAAGTGAAAACACAAACTTTGCGTCTATCTGCGAAAGTTGTGGCCTTAATTTTATTGGTCCTTCACCTAAATCCATTGCTCTTTTAGGAGATAAGGCACGAGCGAAGGCAACCGCAATGAGTGTTGGATGTCCAGTCATTCCAGGGTCCGATGGTGTTGTTTCCGATATTATTCAAGCGTTGGAAGTGGCTAAAGAAATCGGTTTTCCGATCTTTATTAAAGCTGTTGCTGGTGGAGGTGGAAAAGGGATTCGTATCGCTTATCATGAAGCAGAGTTTAATAAGCTCTTTTTGGCTGCTAGAGCAGAGGCTGAAGCTAGTTTTGGAAATCCTGATGTCTATCTAGAGAAAATGATTATGTCTCCACGTCACGTTGAAGTGCAAGTTGTGGGCGATAAACATGGCAATTACATCCACTTGGGAGAGCGTGATTGCACAATTCAAAGACGGCGTCAAAAATTGATTGAAGAGGCCCCTAGTCCAGTTCTTTCGGCAAAACTTCGAGAAAAAATGGGGCAGGCTGCAGTCAAGGTTGTAAAGGCGGCAGGATATCATTCCGTAGGTACAGTCGAATTTTTGTTAGATCAAGATCACCATTTTTATTTCATGGAAGTCAATACCCGTATTCAAGTTGAGCATACTGTCACAGAGGAATTGACGGGGGTGGATCTTGTGCGTGAGCAAATTAAAATTGCAATGGGGAAAGAACTTGCCTATACGCAAAAAGACATTCACTTTGAAGGGCATGTCATTCAGTTTCGCATTAATGCAGAAGATCCTATGAAAGGGTTTACCCCTTCTCCAGGTCAGCTTGAGTATTATCTACCACCGGGAGGTCCAGGCGTGCGTGTAGACAGTGCTTGCTATTCTGGATACAAAATTCCACCTAATTATGACTCAATGATTGGAAAATTAATTGTGCGTGGAAAAAATCGGGATGAAGCGATAGCTGTTGGAAAAAGGGCTTTACGCGAATTCCATATCGGTGGAGTCCATTCCACAATCCCTTTTCACCTATACATGTTAGAAGATGCGAAATTTTTAGAAACAGACTTTGATCTTGCATACATTGATCAACTGATTTCTGAAGGATCACAATTCACACGAGATTAA
- a CDS encoding elongation factor P, whose translation MVASNQITPGMILSISGKLYRVESSVKVTVPKGTPFIKTKLKDLATNQVVEKNFKIGQTVSDVPLTERHLEYLYLEGKNYLFLDIRNLDKILIPIAVIGSKVNYLKEGVDIKASFYGDTVFSVELPQFLELMVSNVENEKGKGANPGSRIAILETGASVQVPPFIDVGDIIKVDTKTDEYIQRV comes from the coding sequence ATGGTTGCAAGTAATCAAATTACTCCTGGAATGATTCTTTCTATTAGCGGCAAGCTGTATCGAGTAGAATCAAGTGTTAAAGTCACCGTGCCAAAAGGTACCCCTTTTATTAAAACCAAGTTGAAAGATCTTGCGACTAATCAAGTTGTTGAAAAAAACTTTAAAATCGGACAAACGGTCAGTGATGTTCCTCTGACCGAAAGACATTTAGAATATCTATATCTGGAAGGAAAAAACTACTTATTTTTAGATATTCGTAATCTAGATAAAATTTTAATTCCTATTGCAGTGATTGGCTCTAAAGTTAATTATCTGAAAGAGGGAGTTGATATCAAAGCTTCTTTTTACGGGGACACAGTTTTTTCTGTTGAACTTCCACAGTTTTTAGAGCTCATGGTATCAAATGTTGAAAATGAAAAGGGTAAAGGAGCGAATCCAGGATCTAGGATTGCTATTTTAGAAACGGGTGCTTCGGTTCAAGTTCCCCCTTTTATCGATGTTGGAGATATCATCAAAGTAGATACAAAGACAGACGAATATATACAACGCGTTTAG
- the accB gene encoding acetyl-CoA carboxylase biotin carboxyl carrier protein — translation MELKQIKELMAAMGRSDMKELFLKKGDFELRLERGTVIPYLEAEFPPSSPHFTGHYDDSYHRSARPKTGDIPSSLQTPIPDEAKPESALGAYVKSPMVGTFYSSPAPDEPAFVKKGDVITKDTVICIIEAMKVMNEVKAGVDGVVAEVLIENGQPVEFGTKLFKIS, via the coding sequence TTGGAACTTAAGCAAATTAAAGAACTCATGGCTGCAATGGGCCGGAGCGATATGAAAGAACTTTTCTTAAAAAAAGGGGATTTTGAGCTCAGATTAGAACGAGGAACTGTCATTCCTTACTTGGAGGCAGAATTTCCTCCATCTTCTCCTCATTTTACAGGCCACTATGATGACTCTTATCACCGCTCTGCAAGGCCTAAAACGGGGGATATACCCTCTTCTCTTCAAACCCCTATTCCTGATGAAGCTAAACCCGAATCAGCTCTCGGAGCTTATGTCAAGTCTCCCATGGTTGGAACATTTTATTCCTCACCAGCTCCTGACGAGCCAGCTTTTGTGAAAAAAGGAGATGTCATTACCAAAGATACTGTGATCTGCATTATCGAAGCGATGAAAGTCATGAATGAAGTAAAAGCAGGTGTAGATGGGGTTGTCGCTGAAGTATTAATTGAAAACGGCCAGCCAGTTGAGTTTGGTACTAAGCTCTTTAAAATTTCTTAG
- the queG gene encoding tRNA epoxyqueuosine(34) reductase QueG — MEIRALKLIAVKNGSNLSCRALLDPKKIPMIPEITFEEVRAEALRLGWDDVGITEAHILEDDIEAYKTWLANNYQGDLQYMENHIRCDPQQLFPGAKTAIIFVTHYKQERVQFRNDAGVVASYARGRDYHHLHRKRLKKFILWLEQRSGQSNIAKGFSDSTPVMEKALAVQAGLGWFGKNTLLIHRRFGTFLLLSGLFTSLNIQEKSLNLRLPRCGTCRRCLDACPTQAFEAPYVLNATKCLSYHLIESKKEIPEEIQKKNPGYVFGCDICQDVCPHNVRPKPSTVPEFSPNQGMGAYLSLEDIEKIEHNPEKLFGTPLQRRGATGLRHTFETLMKEDKHG, encoded by the coding sequence ATGGAAATCAGGGCTCTAAAACTGATCGCAGTCAAAAATGGATCGAATCTATCATGTCGCGCGCTTTTGGATCCAAAAAAAATTCCAATGATTCCTGAAATTACTTTTGAAGAAGTTCGGGCAGAAGCTTTACGCTTAGGCTGGGATGATGTTGGAATCACAGAAGCACACATTCTAGAAGATGATATCGAAGCCTATAAAACCTGGCTCGCAAACAATTATCAAGGGGATCTCCAGTATATGGAAAATCACATACGCTGTGATCCCCAACAACTTTTTCCCGGTGCAAAAACCGCCATTATTTTTGTCACGCACTACAAACAAGAAAGAGTGCAATTTCGGAATGATGCTGGTGTGGTTGCCTCTTATGCAAGAGGAAGGGATTACCATCACCTCCATCGGAAAAGATTAAAAAAATTCATTCTTTGGCTTGAACAACGCTCTGGTCAAAGCAACATTGCAAAAGGTTTTAGCGATTCCACCCCTGTTATGGAAAAAGCCCTAGCCGTACAAGCTGGACTCGGCTGGTTTGGAAAAAATACGCTCCTTATTCATCGGCGCTTCGGAACTTTTTTACTTCTTTCCGGACTTTTTACTTCTTTAAACATACAGGAAAAATCGCTAAACCTACGCCTCCCTCGCTGCGGAACATGCCGTCGATGCCTCGATGCTTGCCCAACACAAGCCTTTGAAGCCCCCTATGTTTTAAATGCCACAAAATGTTTATCCTACCACCTCATCGAATCAAAAAAAGAAATTCCAGAAGAAATTCAAAAGAAAAATCCAGGCTATGTTTTTGGATGTGATATCTGCCAAGATGTTTGCCCTCACAATGTAAGACCTAAACCCTCCACCGTGCCCGAGTTTTCCCCGAATCAAGGCATGGGTGCTTATCTATCACTTGAAGATATTGAAAAGATTGAGCACAATCCGGAAAAGCTATTCGGCACGCCACTGCAACGCCGCGGCGCGACAGGATTGCGACACACATTTGAGACCTTAATGAAGGAAGATAAACATGGATGA
- a CDS encoding YitT family protein, translated as MKDSTVTSSKPLSSYILDYVFMAIGAFLAAFSISVFLIPSNLIDGGIVGVAMIFGYMFKQSLFPLFLFIFNLPFLYLAYKHIGKVFLIHMLYAVILFMGCVVFIESVLHVEFHGDSVEVVVIGGAILGIGLGLIIRYGGCLDGTEILGLIINKKTGFTVGQVVLVCNIFIFGGAGIAFQDWHPPLLSLITFMVASKVMDSVIVGLDETKSMLIISKHSNAIAQAIIHELGLGLTIMYGRGGYSGDAREILYVIVERLQLAELKELIYREDPSAFIAIENLHEVANGNQGSKTDRSQKWIESIMSRAFGSKKNSNDS; from the coding sequence ATGAAAGATTCAACTGTTACATCCTCTAAGCCTTTATCTAGTTATATTTTAGACTACGTCTTTATGGCTATTGGAGCTTTTTTGGCCGCCTTCTCGATTTCAGTTTTTTTGATTCCCAGTAATTTGATCGACGGCGGTATTGTTGGCGTTGCCATGATTTTTGGTTATATGTTTAAGCAAAGCTTATTTCCACTTTTTCTTTTTATCTTCAACCTTCCATTTCTTTACCTAGCCTATAAGCACATAGGAAAGGTGTTTTTAATTCACATGCTGTATGCTGTGATTTTGTTTATGGGGTGCGTCGTCTTTATTGAATCTGTCCTACATGTGGAATTTCATGGAGATTCTGTGGAAGTTGTGGTCATCGGGGGAGCCATCTTAGGCATTGGCTTGGGCTTAATCATTCGTTATGGGGGCTGCTTGGATGGGACAGAGATCCTAGGATTGATCATCAATAAGAAAACTGGCTTCACAGTCGGACAAGTTGTCCTCGTTTGCAATATTTTTATCTTTGGTGGTGCAGGAATCGCATTTCAGGATTGGCATCCCCCACTCCTCTCCTTGATTACCTTTATGGTTGCAAGCAAGGTAATGGATTCGGTGATTGTGGGATTAGACGAAACGAAATCCATGCTCATTATCTCCAAGCACTCCAATGCCATTGCACAAGCCATTATTCATGAACTCGGCTTAGGTTTAACCATCATGTATGGACGTGGAGGTTATTCAGGTGATGCGAGAGAAATTTTATACGTCATTGTTGAACGTCTTCAGTTAGCTGAATTGAAAGAACTCATCTATCGAGAAGATCCTTCAGCTTTTATTGCCATTGAAAACCTGCATGAGGTCGCCAATGGAAATCAGGGCTCTAAAACTGATCGCAGTCAAAAATGGATCGAATCTATCATGTCGCGCGCTTTTGGATCCAAAAAAAATTCCAATGATTCCTGA
- a CDS encoding TIGR00730 family Rossman fold protein, with protein MDDLDAKLLATDSWKVFRIISEFVDGFETMTQLGPSVSIFGSARLQPDTPYYSLAVEVARHIAERDFAIITGGGPGIMEAANKGAQSVQGKSCGLGINLPMEDELNHFIDTKYKLQFRYFFVRKVMFIRYAQGYVFLPGGFGTLDELFEALTLIQTQKIHPFPIYLMGKEYWEGLMDWMRSTVTDHKCISKSDLDLINITDNPEEVANGIERHYRRDHAKRNF; from the coding sequence ATGGATGACCTTGATGCAAAATTACTAGCAACAGATTCCTGGAAAGTTTTTAGGATCATATCCGAATTTGTTGATGGCTTCGAAACGATGACTCAACTAGGTCCATCCGTCTCTATTTTTGGTTCGGCCAGGCTTCAGCCAGACACCCCCTATTACAGCTTAGCCGTAGAAGTTGCTCGACACATCGCAGAACGGGATTTCGCTATCATCACAGGCGGAGGACCTGGCATCATGGAAGCTGCAAATAAAGGCGCACAATCCGTACAAGGAAAGTCATGTGGACTAGGCATCAATTTACCAATGGAAGACGAACTCAATCATTTCATTGATACAAAATATAAGTTGCAATTTCGCTACTTCTTTGTCCGTAAAGTGATGTTTATCCGATACGCTCAAGGCTATGTTTTTTTACCAGGCGGATTTGGAACATTGGATGAGCTATTTGAAGCATTAACCCTCATCCAAACACAGAAGATCCATCCATTTCCGATTTATTTAATGGGCAAAGAGTATTGGGAAGGGCTAATGGATTGGATGCGAAGTACGGTTACCGACCATAAATGCATTTCCAAGAGCGATCTGGACCTCATCAATATCACAGATAATCCAGAAGAAGTGGCAAATGGAATTGAAAGACATTATCGCCGCGACCACGCCAAGCGAAATTTTTAA